One Campylobacter pinnipediorum subsp. caledonicus genomic window carries:
- a CDS encoding flavodoxin family protein, whose translation MKKIVVYSSLTGNTKKIGEAIASKIGCSAFSFEDKSVADLSKYDFIAVGYYIDKGGPDAHFKRYIKEKIKNKKVGLFITLGAEPDGNHGIEMLENGVKILEQNGNEVLRKFICQGAIDPKMIQEMIDMAERLGDKTMHPITEERKARWAAASTHPDENDIENAKKAFEGI comes from the coding sequence ATGAAAAAGATAGTTGTTTATTCATCTTTAACTGGAAATACAAAAAAAATAGGTGAAGCTATAGCTTCGAAAATAGGCTGTAGTGCATTTAGTTTCGAAGATAAAAGTGTTGCTGATTTAAGCAAATATGATTTTATTGCAGTCGGATACTATATAGACAAAGGTGGTCCAGATGCCCATTTTAAAAGATATATCAAAGAAAAAATAAAAAATAAAAAAGTTGGTTTATTTATAACACTAGGTGCAGAACCAGATGGAAACCATGGTATTGAAATGCTTGAAAATGGTGTTAAAATACTTGAGCAAAATGGTAATGAAGTTTTAAGAAAATTTATTTGTCAAGGTGCTATTGATCCAAAAATGATTCAAGAAATGATAGATATGGCTGAAAGGCTAGGGGATAAAACAATGCATCCTATCACAGAAGAAAGAAAGGCTAGATGGGCTGCTGCTTCAACTCATCCTGATGAAAATGATATAGAAAATGCAAAAAAAGCTTTTGAAGGAATTTGA
- a CDS encoding ABC transporter ATP-binding protein: MKIDIKNLSFGYTDKQILKSINFSASSRDFLGILGANGSGKSTLLKNISGLLNSNHNSVYFDNIPIENYSKKQLSRMIGFVPQKSFLSAPFLVEEVVLMGRFAHMKNAFSGYNKEDHIKVDEVLELLGISDFKNRDTSSLSGGEFSKVLIARALVAEPKILLLDEPTSALDLNYAVEMMKICKKLTDELGLISIAVIHDLNLASMFCNRLIMLKKGNLVYSGTSKELYTTEILKDVYDLKCDILEYKSNPLVVAIKE, translated from the coding sequence TTGAAAATAGATATAAAAAACTTAAGCTTTGGTTATACCGATAAACAGATTTTGAAAAGTATAAATTTTTCTGCAAGCAGTAGAGATTTTTTAGGCATTTTGGGTGCAAATGGAAGCGGCAAATCAACTCTATTAAAAAATATTTCAGGCTTGTTAAACTCAAATCATAATAGTGTATATTTTGATAATATACCGATAGAGAATTATTCTAAAAAGCAATTATCAAGGATGATAGGATTTGTTCCACAAAAGAGTTTTTTAAGTGCACCTTTTTTGGTTGAAGAGGTTGTTCTTATGGGGCGTTTTGCTCATATGAAAAATGCTTTTAGTGGATATAATAAAGAGGATCATATAAAAGTTGATGAGGTGTTAGAGCTTTTGGGAATTTCTGATTTTAAAAATAGAGACACAAGTTCTTTAAGTGGTGGTGAGTTTTCAAAGGTTTTAATAGCTAGAGCTTTGGTGGCAGAGCCAAAAATATTGCTTCTTGATGAGCCAACTTCAGCTTTGGATCTTAACTATGCTGTTGAAATGATGAAAATTTGTAAAAAACTTACTGATGAGTTGGGTCTTATAAGCATAGCTGTCATTCATGATTTAAATTTAGCTTCCATGTTTTGCAATAGACTTATTATGTTAAAAAAAGGAAATTTAGTGTATAGTGGCACATCAAAAGAGTTATATACGACTGAAATTTTAAAAGATGTTTATGATTTAAAATGTGATATTTTAGAATACAAAAGCAATCCTTTAGTGGTTGCAATAAAGGAGTAA
- the rpsB gene encoding 30S ribosomal protein S2, producing MVTMRDLLECGVHFGHQTRRWNPKMKKYIFGERKGIYIIDLQKTIRYFRYTYNIVRDAAAEGKTILFVGTKKQAVEAIKEYAQKCGMPYVNHRWLGGMMTNFGTIRQSIRKLEVIETMEEDGSINLLTKKEALMLRRKKEKLLATLGGIRDMKNLPDMIFVVDTVKEKIAVQEANRLKLPVVAPIDTNCDPDVVDYPIPGNDDAIRSVQLFCQEMAEAIIEGKSLLEQDSDISEEKQAVTEDEKKEVVAEAMSEEDFGSEEE from the coding sequence ATGGTAACTATGAGAGATTTATTAGAATGTGGTGTTCACTTCGGACATCAAACACGCAGATGGAATCCAAAAATGAAAAAATACATTTTTGGTGAAAGAAAAGGTATTTATATAATAGATTTACAAAAAACTATTCGTTATTTTAGATATACATACAATATAGTTCGTGATGCAGCTGCTGAAGGAAAAACTATACTTTTTGTTGGAACAAAAAAACAAGCCGTTGAAGCTATAAAAGAGTATGCGCAAAAATGCGGTATGCCTTATGTGAACCATCGTTGGTTAGGCGGAATGATGACAAACTTTGGAACTATTCGCCAGTCAATTAGAAAACTAGAAGTTATAGAAACTATGGAAGAAGATGGTTCTATAAATTTATTAACAAAAAAAGAAGCTCTTATGCTTCGTAGAAAAAAAGAGAAGCTTTTAGCAACACTTGGTGGCATCAGAGATATGAAAAATCTTCCTGATATGATATTTGTTGTTGATACAGTTAAAGAGAAAATAGCTGTTCAAGAAGCTAATCGTTTAAAACTCCCAGTTGTTGCTCCTATTGATACAAACTGCGATCCAGATGTTGTTGATTATCCAATCCCTGGAAATGATGATGCTATTCGTTCAGTTCAACTTTTCTGCCAAGAGATGGCTGAGGCTATTATAGAAGGAAAATCTTTATTAGAGCAAGATAGTGATATAAGTGAAGAAAAACAAGCTGTTACAGAAGATGAGAAAAAAGAAGTTGTAGCTGAGGCTATGAGTGAAGAAGATTTTGGCAGCGAGGAAGAATAA
- a CDS encoding ABC transporter substrate-binding protein, which yields MKKIILSLAIFASLLGAKKLVILEPSVVEMMYMLDSESDIAAISKLTMSKIWPAEKTEKLPSVGTYSKPNIEKIIEIKPDLVVTGFHAESIKDELGKFNIGVLGLKSDSLDDIYNNVLKIGEILDKNEKAKQLVNDIKQSVDKFLNSKFKGKKIAILFSSNPIMAFNNKSLVGDIFSKFGFINIADGLSGQTPIISSEVLLAKNPDFIIVVGGMGSKEAILSSNEALKNVNAVKNDKVITIPSSLLLRGTPRIKENMSEIFEMLK from the coding sequence GTGAAGAAAATTATTTTAAGTTTGGCTATTTTTGCTAGTCTTTTAGGGGCTAAAAAGCTAGTTATTTTAGAGCCTAGTGTAGTTGAGATGATGTATATGCTTGATTCAGAATCTGATATAGCAGCTATATCAAAATTAACCATGTCTAAAATTTGGCCTGCTGAAAAAACAGAAAAACTTCCAAGTGTTGGTACTTATTCAAAACCAAATATAGAAAAAATTATAGAAATCAAACCTGATTTGGTTGTCACTGGTTTTCACGCTGAAAGTATAAAAGATGAGCTTGGTAAGTTTAATATAGGCGTTTTGGGCTTAAAAAGTGATAGTTTAGATGATATTTATAATAACGTCTTGAAAATAGGTGAGATTTTAGATAAAAATGAAAAAGCAAAACAATTAGTGAATGATATAAAGCAGTCTGTTGATAAGTTTTTAAATTCTAAATTTAAAGGTAAAAAAATAGCGATTTTATTTTCTTCAAATCCAATAATGGCATTTAATAATAAGTCTTTGGTTGGAGATATTTTTTCAAAATTTGGGTTTATAAATATAGCCGATGGCTTAAGCGGACAGACTCCTATTATATCTAGTGAAGTTTTACTTGCTAAAAATCCTGATTTTATAATAGTAGTAGGTGGCATGGGTTCAAAAGAGGCCATACTTTCAAGCAATGAAGCATTAAAAAATGTAAATGCTGTAAAAAATGATAAGGTTATTACTATACCTTCTTCGCTTTTATTAAGAGGGACACCTAGAATAAAAGAAAACATGAGTGAAATTTTTGAAATGTTAAAATAA
- a CDS encoding ABC transporter ATP-binding protein has product MEILRACNLTFAYDYTLFENVNLSFLKGESSAIVGVSGCGKSTLLHILSTLLKPNNGDVYYNEKSLYTLSDTELNNIRRLDFGIIFQAHYLFKGFSGAENIQIANILSNQDCDQNLFKRLGIDKILNQKIGELSGGQQQRISIARVLSKKPKVIFADEPTGNLDKNTAFDVMDILFEYIKQNQATLILVTHDNDLALNCDNKFRLENKQFLRWS; this is encoded by the coding sequence ATGGAAATTTTAAGAGCGTGTAATTTAACATTTGCGTATGATTATACGCTCTTTGAAAATGTAAATTTATCTTTTTTAAAAGGCGAAAGTAGCGCCATTGTTGGAGTTAGTGGTTGTGGCAAATCAACCCTTCTTCATATTCTTTCTACTTTATTAAAGCCAAATAACGGCGATGTTTATTATAACGAAAAATCACTATACACACTTTCAGATACCGAACTAAACAATATAAGAAGACTTGATTTTGGTATTATATTTCAGGCGCATTATCTTTTTAAGGGTTTTAGCGGTGCTGAAAATATACAAATAGCAAATATTTTATCAAATCAAGATTGTGATCAAAATTTATTTAAAAGATTGGGTATTGATAAAATTTTAAATCAAAAAATTGGCGAGCTAAGTGGCGGTCAACAGCAAAGAATAAGTATAGCAAGAGTTCTTAGTAAAAAACCAAAAGTTATATTTGCTGATGAGCCAACTGGAAATTTAGATAAAAATACAGCTTTTGATGTTATGGATATTTTATTTGAGTATATAAAACAAAATCAAGCTACATTAATTTTGGTTACGCATGATAACGATTTGGCTTTAAATTGTGATAATAAATTTAGATTAGAAAACAAACAGTTTTTAAGATGGAGCTGA
- a CDS encoding radical SAM protein: MFEKRIKSHHSGHPKRSKYSDEDELFEFLDTNFPKQKDGVLYFHTPFCDNICSFCSMNRSKIEDELDEYCKYILEQIDLYTKFAYIRGKVFESVYFGGGTPTIFKERHLEKILSAINNKFNLSDTCEFNFESTLHNLNLSKLKLMQDFGVNRFSIGIQTFSQRGRELLNRVHSKEAAISHLEKIRANFDKLLCADIIYNYPDQTEQEVREDAKILKNIGIDSSSFYSLMFFEGSEFAKTHTEDYYELQTDKMLHNAFVDEMFKGGDYEFLELTKINKKDRDAYKYIKLTHLGVDILPLGIGAGGKLGDFGIFNMKKNLKMVGILPQQEINYRNFTALFQYPKVKFDDLRKYISEDGFLELLNFFKKCEENKLLNINENGYELSVDGVFWGNTISEEVSKIMQKEFE; encoded by the coding sequence ATGTTTGAAAAAAGAATAAAAAGTCATCATTCCGGACATCCAAAGCGTTCTAAATATTCAGATGAAGATGAATTATTTGAGTTTTTAGATACTAATTTCCCGAAACAAAAAGATGGTGTTTTGTATTTTCATACACCTTTTTGCGATAATATTTGTTCTTTTTGTTCAATGAATCGTTCTAAAATAGAAGATGAGCTTGATGAATATTGTAAATATATTTTAGAACAGATTGATTTATATACTAAATTTGCATACATAAGAGGAAAAGTTTTTGAGAGTGTTTATTTTGGTGGCGGCACACCAACTATATTTAAAGAAAGGCATTTAGAAAAAATACTTAGTGCTATAAATAATAAATTTAACCTATCTGACACATGCGAGTTTAATTTTGAAAGCACTTTGCATAATTTAAATTTGTCAAAGTTAAAATTAATGCAGGATTTTGGTGTTAATCGTTTTAGTATAGGTATTCAGACGTTTTCTCAAAGAGGAAGGGAGCTTTTAAATAGAGTGCATTCTAAAGAAGCTGCTATATCTCATCTTGAAAAAATAAGAGCAAATTTTGATAAATTATTGTGCGCAGATATTATTTATAATTATCCGGATCAGACAGAACAAGAAGTAAGAGAGGATGCTAAAATTTTAAAAAATATAGGTATTGATAGCTCTAGTTTTTACTCTCTTATGTTTTTTGAAGGGTCTGAGTTTGCAAAGACACATACTGAAGATTATTATGAATTACAAACAGACAAGATGCTTCATAATGCTTTTGTTGATGAAATGTTTAAGGGTGGAGATTATGAGTTTTTGGAGCTTACAAAGATAAATAAAAAAGATAGAGATGCTTATAAATATATAAAACTCACTCACTTGGGAGTTGATATCTTGCCACTTGGCATAGGTGCTGGTGGTAAACTTGGCGATTTTGGAATTTTTAATATGAAAAAGAATCTTAAAATGGTTGGAATTTTGCCACAACAAGAGATAAATTATAGAAATTTTACGGCTTTATTTCAATATCCGAAAGTTAAATTTGATGATTTGAGAAAATATATAAGCGAAGATGGCTTTTTAGAACTTTTAAATTTTTTCAAAAAATGTGAAGAAAATAAACTTTTAAATATTAATGAAAATGGATATGAGTTAAGTGTTGATGGTGTTTTTTGGGGAAATACCATTTCAGAAGAAGTATCAAAAATTATGCAAAAGGAATTTGAATGA
- a CDS encoding nicotinate phosphoribosyltransferase: protein MISEIELKKQGKIQRLTNKTFKFDERIASGFYTAEYFLKVNKIIKQNLANQTVTMQWFQRKDNIMLCGIDEAISILHTFAKNVDKLKIYALNDGDIINSHEPVLRVSGRYEDFGFLENIIDAVLARRSSIATNAMRVVSVANKKDIFCMADRQDDIYTQIGDGYAAYVAGINKVATNAQGLWWGGMGRGTMPHALIQICGGDILKACELYIKTFPEEKITALVDYNNDVINDSLKVAREFKDKIAAVRVDTSSNLIDKYFLDKDTIGFDPHGVCKELIFALRCALDNNGFENIKIVVSSGFTPEKIADFEKFNTPVDVYGVGSFITKNDTCGFTGDLVELNGKKEAKFGRKFIDSDRLKIVNF, encoded by the coding sequence GTGATTAGCGAAATTGAATTAAAAAAGCAGGGTAAAATACAAAGACTTACAAATAAAACTTTTAAATTTGATGAAAGAATTGCAAGTGGATTTTACACAGCTGAGTATTTTTTAAAAGTAAATAAAATAATAAAACAAAATCTTGCAAATCAAACCGTTACAATGCAGTGGTTTCAAAGAAAAGACAATATAATGCTGTGCGGTATAGATGAAGCTATATCTATCTTGCATACATTTGCTAAAAATGTAGATAAATTAAAAATTTATGCTTTAAATGATGGTGATATTATAAACTCACATGAACCTGTTTTGCGTGTAAGTGGTAGATATGAGGACTTTGGATTTTTAGAAAATATAATAGATGCTGTTCTTGCTAGAAGAAGTAGTATTGCAACTAATGCGATGCGTGTTGTCAGTGTGGCAAATAAAAAGGATATTTTTTGTATGGCTGATAGACAAGATGATATTTATACGCAAATAGGCGATGGATATGCCGCTTATGTAGCAGGCATAAACAAAGTAGCCACAAATGCCCAAGGGCTATGGTGGGGCGGTATGGGTCGAGGCACTATGCCTCATGCTTTAATTCAAATTTGTGGTGGAGATATTTTAAAAGCCTGTGAGCTTTATATCAAAACATTTCCGGAAGAAAAAATTACAGCCTTGGTTGATTATAATAATGATGTTATAAATGATTCTTTAAAAGTAGCAAGAGAGTTTAAAGATAAAATCGCTGCTGTTAGAGTTGATACATCTTCAAATTTGATAGATAAATATTTCTTAGATAAAGATACAATTGGGTTTGATCCACACGGTGTTTGTAAAGAACTTATTTTTGCACTTAGGTGTGCTTTGGATAATAATGGTTTTGAAAATATAAAAATAGTTGTTAGTTCGGGGTTTACACCAGAAAAGATTGCTGATTTTGAAAAATTTAATACCCCAGTTGATGTTTATGGTGTTGGAAGCTTTATAACCAAAAATGATACTTGTGGTTTTACTGGAGATTTGGTTGAGTTAAACGGTAAAAAAGAGGCAAAATTTGGCAGGAAATTTATAGATTCTGATAGACTTAAAATAGTTAATTTTTAA
- a CDS encoding anaerobic C4-dicarboxylate transporter: MDFLMNLNEGIQFTIQLIVVLICLFYGARKGGIALGLLGGVGLIMLVFGFGIQPGKPSISVMLTILAVVVASATLQASGGLDVMLQIAEKVLRKNPKYVSILAPFVTCFLTVLCGTGHVVYTMLPIIYDIAIKNGIRPERPMAASSIASQMGIIASPVSVAVVTLTAFLINAKSHLAGFDGYLDLLKITIPSTLCGVLAVGIFSWFRGKDLDKDVEFNEKIKNPEFKEYVYGDSSTLLGKKLPSSQWLAMWIFLGAIAVVAVLGYNKDLRPSWNKTIPAKVVEIVSTDNKVIKSFNVKDGQIIANLKDTKLVQNVKNNKTKVDIAYSEVEIYQDNKLTNNIKESDNTIILTANDKSETIENAKILIKDSISKKANLGMVDVIQIFMLLAGALIVIFTKVDASKISKNEIFRSGMIALVAVFGISWMAETMFAVHTPMMKEALGSVVMEHPWTYAVMLLLISKFVNSQAAALVAFVPLALGIDVNPAIILAFAPACYGYYILPTYPSDLAAIQFDRSGTTKIGKFVINHSFIIPGLLGVSVSCVFGYIFTTMFGYL, from the coding sequence ATGGATTTTTTAATGAACTTAAACGAAGGAATTCAATTTACAATACAGCTAATAGTTGTATTAATTTGTCTATTTTATGGGGCAAGAAAGGGTGGTATAGCACTTGGCTTGCTAGGCGGTGTTGGTCTTATAATGCTTGTGTTTGGCTTTGGCATACAGCCTGGAAAGCCATCTATTTCGGTTATGCTAACAATACTCGCTGTTGTCGTTGCAAGTGCCACATTGCAAGCTAGTGGTGGTCTTGATGTTATGCTTCAAATAGCAGAAAAAGTGCTAAGAAAAAATCCTAAGTATGTGAGTATACTCGCACCTTTTGTTACTTGTTTTTTAACAGTTTTATGCGGAACCGGACATGTTGTTTATACAATGCTTCCTATTATATACGACATAGCTATTAAAAACGGCATAAGACCTGAAAGACCAATGGCAGCAAGTTCTATAGCTTCTCAAATGGGCATTATTGCAAGTCCTGTTTCTGTTGCTGTTGTAACATTAACCGCATTTTTAATAAATGCAAAAAGTCACTTGGCTGGATTTGATGGATACTTGGATTTGCTTAAAATAACAATACCATCAACACTTTGTGGTGTTTTAGCGGTTGGAATTTTTAGTTGGTTTAGAGGAAAAGATCTTGATAAAGATGTAGAATTTAACGAAAAAATCAAAAATCCAGAGTTTAAAGAGTATGTTTATGGAGATTCTTCAACATTACTTGGCAAAAAACTTCCAAGCTCACAATGGCTTGCAATGTGGATATTTTTAGGTGCTATAGCTGTTGTTGCTGTGCTTGGTTATAACAAAGATTTAAGACCATCTTGGAATAAAACAATTCCAGCAAAAGTGGTTGAAATCGTATCTACAGACAATAAAGTAATTAAAAGCTTTAATGTAAAAGATGGACAAATAATAGCAAATCTTAAAGACACAAAACTGGTTCAAAATGTAAAAAACAATAAAACAAAAGTAGATATAGCATATAGCGAAGTTGAAATTTATCAAGACAACAAACTCACAAACAATATAAAAGAAAGCGATAATACTATAATCCTAACAGCAAACGATAAAAGTGAAACGATAGAAAATGCAAAAATACTTATCAAAGACTCTATAAGTAAAAAAGCAAATCTTGGTATGGTTGATGTTATTCAAATTTTTATGCTTTTAGCAGGTGCTTTAATAGTGATTTTTACAAAAGTAGATGCTAGCAAAATCAGTAAAAACGAGATATTTCGCTCTGGTATGATAGCACTTGTTGCGGTGTTTGGTATATCTTGGATGGCTGAAACTATGTTTGCCGTTCACACACCTATGATGAAAGAAGCTCTCGGAAGCGTTGTAATGGAACATCCTTGGACATATGCTGTAATGTTGCTTCTTATATCAAAGTTTGTAAACTCTCAAGCTGCTGCATTGGTTGCTTTTGTACCACTAGCGCTTGGTATAGATGTAAACCCTGCCATCATCTTAGCTTTTGCACCTGCTTGTTATGGATATTATATACTTCCAACTTATCCAAGTGACCTTGCTGCTATTCAGTTTGATAGATCTGGAACTACAAAAATAGGCAAATTTGTTATCAATCACAGCTTTATAATACCTGGTCTTTTAGGCGTTAGTGTATCTTGTGTATTTGGTTATATCTTTACCACAATGTTTGGGTATTTATAA
- the fliR gene encoding flagellar biosynthetic protein FliR, which produces MELIEFFGPDRVITFMLLFARLSGLVVFFPFFSHNQIPIAIKTLFIFLLTVLLFPFSKVHNGTINFLVFDILSEVMLGLCSGVLLTIVFAVLQLAGEQISMVMGFSMATVLDPQTGTNSPVISNIINFIALLTFLVFDGHHLILQFYSHSLANIPLGDFYPRVGVLKYTINTFINLFMFGFILSFPIIGLSLLSDVIFGMLMKTMPQFNLLVIGYPIKITISFAILIAILSGIMKIFTNLMLRLINDLPDLFF; this is translated from the coding sequence ATGGAGCTGATAGAATTTTTTGGTCCTGATAGAGTCATAACCTTTATGCTTTTGTTCGCTAGGCTTAGTGGACTTGTGGTATTTTTTCCATTTTTTTCACATAATCAAATCCCTATAGCTATAAAAACATTATTTATATTTTTATTAACTGTTTTGCTTTTTCCTTTCTCAAAAGTTCACAATGGAACTATAAATTTTTTAGTTTTTGATATATTAAGTGAAGTTATGTTAGGTCTTTGCTCTGGAGTTTTGCTTACTATTGTTTTTGCTGTTTTACAACTTGCTGGAGAGCAAATTTCTATGGTTATGGGATTTTCTATGGCAACAGTTTTAGACCCACAAACAGGGACAAACTCACCAGTTATCTCAAATATTATAAATTTCATAGCCTTGCTTACATTTTTGGTATTTGATGGACATCATCTGATCTTGCAGTTTTATTCGCACTCTTTGGCAAATATTCCTCTTGGTGATTTTTATCCAAGAGTGGGAGTATTAAAATATACTATTAATACTTTTATCAATCTTTTTATGTTTGGGTTTATACTATCATTTCCGATAATAGGTCTTTCTTTGCTATCGGATGTTATTTTTGGAATGCTTATGAAGACTATGCCTCAATTTAATCTTCTAGTGATAGGCTATCCTATTAAAATAACAATCTCATTTGCTATACTTATAGCTATTTTATCTGGTATTATGAAAATTTTTACAAATTTAATGCTTAGGCTAATAAATGATTTACCTGATTTATTTTTTTAA
- a CDS encoding FecCD family ABC transporter permease, with translation MSFKNILVAVLLFAGIIILGLFALSVGGANIGFIDIIDFILGKNDNEIIKTIVFDLRAPRIIMAILIGMLLASSGVVTQSVFLNPLADPYIIGIAASAIFGAVVAYLLNLDSFYYGIFAFISSAILSLVIFKLASQTNSIATLLIIGIALSSFLGAFTSFATYLIGEDSFKIVAWSMGYLGGATWDKVFIICIPLVFCVFYFYIKRNELNILLNGDDEAKSLGIDTGRVKKIFLIVSALAVSFSVAFTGMIGFVGLIIPHSLRLLLKTSNNAILIPFSLLAGGFFVLFCDVIAKSLLSPIEIPIGVITAFFGAPFFLILAIKSRRSIA, from the coding sequence GTGAGCTTTAAAAACATATTGGTTGCAGTTTTGCTTTTTGCTGGCATAATTATTTTGGGACTTTTTGCTTTAAGTGTTGGCGGTGCGAATATAGGCTTTATTGATATTATTGATTTTATTTTAGGAAAAAATGATAACGAGATTATAAAGACTATAGTTTTTGATTTAAGGGCTCCTAGAATTATTATGGCTATTTTGATTGGTATGTTGCTTGCTAGTTCTGGTGTTGTTACTCAAAGTGTATTTTTAAATCCACTAGCAGACCCTTATATTATAGGTATAGCAGCAAGTGCTATTTTTGGTGCAGTTGTTGCATATTTATTGAATCTTGATAGCTTTTATTATGGTATTTTTGCTTTTATTAGCTCAGCTATATTATCTTTAGTTATTTTTAAACTAGCAAGTCAAACAAACTCAATAGCCACATTGCTTATAATAGGCATAGCGTTATCATCTTTTTTGGGCGCTTTTACATCTTTTGCGACCTATCTTATAGGAGAAGATAGTTTTAAAATAGTTGCATGGTCTATGGGGTATTTGGGTGGCGCAACTTGGGATAAGGTTTTTATTATTTGCATACCTCTCGTTTTTTGTGTTTTTTATTTTTATATTAAAAGAAATGAATTAAATATACTTTTAAATGGTGATGATGAAGCAAAAAGCTTAGGTATAGATACAGGCAGAGTAAAAAAGATATTTCTTATTGTGTCTGCTTTGGCTGTTAGTTTTTCTGTTGCCTTTACTGGAATGATAGGTTTTGTAGGGCTTATTATACCTCATAGTTTGAGACTGCTTTTAAAAACATCAAATAATGCGATACTTATACCATTTTCTTTGTTAGCCGGTGGTTTTTTTGTATTATTTTGTGATGTTATTGCAAAAAGTTTATTATCTCCTATAGAAATTCCCATTGGTGTTATTACTGCTTTTTTTGGAGCACCGTTTTTTCTTATTTTGGCTATTAAATCTCGCAGGAGTATAGCTTGA
- the tsf gene encoding translation elongation factor Ts: MEITAQMVKELRESTGAGMMDCKKALSEADGDMQKAIDLLREKGLGQAAKKADRLASEGLVSVEVSAENKKATITEINSETDFVAKNAQFQALTKDTTLHIQENNIKDVESLNVSSINGTKFEDYFKSQIATIGENLVVRRFETIETDEKGIVNGYVHSNGRVGVLIGAVCESKEIADKAGEFIRNLCMHAAAMKPSVISYKDLDPEFVEKEYVALKAELEKENEELKRLGKTLHHIPSYASRIQITDDVLAKAEAAIKEELKAEGKPEKIWDKILPGKVERFFADNTVLDQRLTLLGQFYVMDDKKTIEQVIAEKSKELGGKIEIVKYVRFELGEGLEKKNEDFAAEVAAQIG; encoded by the coding sequence ATGGAAATTACAGCACAAATGGTTAAAGAGCTCCGTGAAAGTACCGGAGCTGGTATGATGGATTGTAAAAAGGCACTATCTGAAGCTGATGGTGATATGCAAAAAGCGATAGATTTGCTAAGAGAAAAAGGATTGGGACAAGCTGCTAAAAAAGCTGATAGACTTGCTAGTGAAGGTCTTGTTAGTGTTGAAGTATCTGCTGAAAATAAAAAAGCTACTATTACAGAAATAAACTCTGAAACAGACTTTGTTGCTAAAAATGCTCAATTTCAAGCTTTAACAAAAGATACAACATTACATATACAAGAAAATAATATAAAAGATGTTGAGTCTTTAAATGTAAGCAGTATAAACGGCACTAAATTTGAAGATTATTTTAAAAGCCAAATAGCTACAATAGGTGAAAATTTGGTTGTTAGACGTTTTGAAACTATTGAAACAGATGAAAAAGGTATTGTTAATGGCTATGTTCACTCAAATGGACGTGTTGGTGTTTTAATTGGAGCAGTTTGCGAGAGCAAAGAGATTGCAGATAAAGCTGGTGAATTTATAAGAAATTTATGTATGCATGCTGCAGCTATGAAGCCTAGTGTAATAAGCTACAAAGATTTAGATCCAGAATTTGTAGAAAAAGAATATGTTGCATTAAAAGCTGAGCTTGAAAAAGAAAACGAAGAGTTAAAAAGACTTGGTAAAACATTACATCATATACCTTCGTACGCAAGCCGTATCCAGATAACTGATGATGTTTTGGCAAAAGCTGAAGCTGCAATCAAAGAAGAATTAAAAGCAGAAGGTAAGCCTGAAAAAATTTGGGATAAAATTTTACCTGGTAAAGTTGAAAGATTTTTTGCTGATAATACAGTTTTAGATCAACGCTTAACACTTTTAGGTCAATTTTATGTAATGGATGATAAAAAAACTATAGAGCAAGTTATAGCTGAAAAAAGCAAAGAACTAGGTGGAAAAATCGAGATAGTGAAATATGTTAGATTTGAGCTTGGCGAAGGACTTGAGAAGAAAAATGAAGATTTTGCAGCTGAAGTAGCAGCTCAAATCGGCTAA